From one Anopheles bellator chromosome 1, idAnoBellAS_SP24_06.2, whole genome shotgun sequence genomic stretch:
- the LOC131205271 gene encoding uncharacterized protein LOC131205271 isoform X2 — protein sequence MVLPRIRNLVAPLCFLLLASCWLVNDVDCAKKAAAPAAAPATSDATIEEVSAKQLERLLEDKDYVAVYWYARSCTTCDTVLAELEHIDDDTDSFGVDFVKINDKRLAKQYGISKFPALTYFREKEPIIYEGDLMDEAGVLDFLTSLEAMDLPDRIEEVNSKILSKIIEDSDYVAVLFCTDHENCPPGNNNKPECKKCIKALQELENIDDEADQLDIGFVKIHDEDLAEEYNLGALPKLVYYRHQTPIVYEHELQREEDVLEWLVENKATGDEDDVIEDVNAKTLKTLIQNIDNLVVLFYDDGDEESESVLQELENIDDDCAKHGIQFVRIDDPKVSKEYGIDEVPAIVYFEKQIPNVYDDDLSDEEEILEWLLSQLEKDEIEDVTDEMLDKLIKEGKSIAVLFYDNNDKKSEKVLNELENIDDECDQLGINFVKMDDTEEAKDYGVTKFPKLVYFEQGIPTVYEGSLEQEEDVLDWLERQTSSDEIEDVTDEMLDMIIEKMQHVAVLFYDKDSKTSQKVLAELENIDDECDQNDIAFVKIDDDNEAKEWGIEELPTMILFERGIPHIYEGDLLKEDELLGWLVHQKRHSEIPEITDEMKDKLMQMYDHVAIIFYDKDDKQDIRVLNELENIDDELEKEEIVIARLDNAEEAREYGLDHLPALVYFENEIPAIYEGDLMNEEEVLEWLKLQKYSATIEEVTDEILQDLIEEHEYVCVYFSGACEEGEKCDKILDDLENIDDELDEAGIIFVTTEDMVTAKKYNIKNLPSLVFFRNKDPLIYSGDLNDEDEVLAWLTDEETLEIPGKIEEVNNRMLEKILSENEHIVVFFYHDDDKKAQKIIAELENIDDECEEKDIDFVKTSDDDIDKEYDLETLPALVFYRNKFRTIYPGDLMKEDDILEWVLQQYNTKPEIIESVDRKTLQVLVNEVEHLAVLFYDDDCESCPKILEKLETIDDDTDKHHIQFVKANDEKLAHEIGIFSFPALVYYETGVPIMYDGDLSNEYDVLDWMHGQKTDESIQEVERDELLRNIETKDFLAVVFYVEEDPNTPKILRHIELIDDEASDYGILLVKSSDRLMAKKFGFRNPPGVTYFRKGKSINYDGDMDDEEELLDWLTDPHNMEMTDHIEKVNRKMFQKIRQASDYLAVFFYSDDCKQCPRVLAEIEHIDDEADGAGINFVKIDDKQMAKELGVYALPGIVFFKLSSKEPVIYAGDLNDEDEILNWLMTQKNPGGDVIEDLDGTKLLVLIEESNALAVYFWNKTTCEACFTKAAKKQRKAKERKGALDPVGSSSAEVTDDGTAAEDGTDAPPAPTTPAPTPPPTVASTEDTDECEQCSGVLESLENIDDDCDRHGILFVKTDDISIAEHYGINEYPVLVYFEDNVPNVFEGLLDEEEEVLQWLITQKTEDRIELITRVMLESMVDETQYLAVYFYKINCNICDQILEGLEVIDDELDVFGIHMVKIQDPQLAKRYSIKTFPALVYFRNGNPLIFEGDLQNEQSVLEWLVDDDNRELADEIEEVNERMLDRLMEQSPLLCVFYYDEDCAECDDILEELELIDGEVDLYGIDFVKVASLDAAHKYGVTTIPSLVYYRKQIPMLYDGDMHDHERVMNWLTSQDVFEIKNEIEEVNRKMLNKLLDENEFLAVYFFEEDHEESEAVLEKLELIDSETDNLDITFVKMGDPRYARKWGVTKLPAIVYFRKRFPSIYRGDMYDEQDVLEWLRKNRFRQPELNIFMYAMIALGLGFVIYTAFLLQCFKPAPPAPVPHPKQN from the exons AGAAGgccgcggccccggcggcTGCGCCCGCTACCTCGGATGCCACGATCGAAGAAGTGTCAGCCAAGCAGCTGGAGCGGTTACTAGAGGATAAGGATTACGTTGCGGTGTACTGGT ATGCCAGAAGTTGTACCACGTGTGACACAGTATTAGCTGAGCTAGAGCACATCGACGATGATACCGATTCGTTCGGTGTCGATTTCGTGAAAATCAACGACAAACGACTCGCGAAGCAATATGGCATCTCGAAGTTCCCAGCACTTACGTACTTCAG AGAGAAGGAACCAATCATCTACGAGGGAGACCTTATGGATGAGGCCGGCGTGCTCGACTTCCTCACCTCGCTGGAGGCGATGGATctcccggaccggatcgaGGAGGTCAACTCCAAGATCCTGTCGAAAATCATCGAAGACTCCGACTACGTGGCCGTGCTGTTCT GCACTGATCACGAAAACTGCCCACCCGGAAACAACA ACAAGCCCGAGTGCAAGAAGTGCATCAAGGCACTGCAGGAGCTGGAAAACATCGACGACGAGGCAGACCAGCTTGACATTGGATTCGTGAAGATCCACGACGAGGATCTGGCCGAAGAGTACAATCTGGGCGCCCTGCCAAAGCTCGTCTACTACCGTCACCAGACTCCGATCGTCTACGAGC ATGAGCTGCAGCGCGAGGAGGACGTGCTGGAGTGGTTGGTGGAGAATAAGGCCACCGGCGATGAGGATGATGTCATCGAGGACGTCAACGCCAAGACGCTCAAGACACTGATCCAGAACATCGACAATTTGGTGGTGCTGTTCT acgacgacggtgatgaggaatcggaatcggtgcTGCAGGAGCTGGAAAACATCGACGATGATTGCGCCAAGCATGGCATCCAGTTCGTCCGGATCGACGACCCGAAAGTCTCGAAGGAGTACGGTATCGATGAG GTTCCCGCCATTGTGTACTTTGAGAAGCAGATCCCGAACGTGTACGATGACGATCTGTCCGATGAGGAGGAGATTCTGGAGTGGCTGCTGTCGCAGCTGGAAAAGGACGAGATCGAGGACGTCACCGACGAGATGCTGGACAAGCTGATCAAGGAGGGCAAATCGATCGCCGTGCTGTTCT ACGATAACAATGACAAGAAATCGGAAAAGGTGCTCAACGAGCTCGAGAACATTGACGACGAGTGTGACCAGCTCGGTATTAACTTCGTCAAGATGGACGACACCGAGGAGGCGAAAGACTACGGTGTGACCAAGTTCCCGAAGCTGGTCTACTTCGAGCAGGGCATTCCGACCGTCTACGAGGGTAGCCTAGAGCAGGAGGAGGATGTGCTGGACTGGCTCGAGCGGCAGACGAGCAGCGACGAGATCGAGGACGTCACCGACGAGATGCTGGACATGATCATCGAAAAGATGCAACACGTGGCGGTCCTGTTCTACGACAAGGACTCCAAGACATCGCAGAAGGTGTTGGCCGAGCTGGAGAACATCGACGACGAGTGCGACCAGAACGACATTGCGTTCGTCAAGATCGATGACGACAACGAGGCCAAGGAGTGGGGCATTGAGGAGCTGCCAACGATG ATCCTGTTCGAGCGTGGCATTCCACACATCTACGAAGGCGACCTGCTGAAGGAAGACGAACTGCTCGGCTGGTTGGTGCACCAGAAGCGCCACTCGGAAATTCCAGAAATCACCGACGAGATGAAGGACAAGCTGATGCAGATGTACGATCACGTTGCAATTATATTCT ATGATAAGGACGATAAGCAGGACATCCGGGTGCTGAACGAGCTGGAAAACATCGACGATGAGCTGGAGAAGGAGGAGATCGTGATCGCGCGGTTGGACAACGCGGAGGAGGCGCGCGAGTACGGGCTCGACCATCTGCCCGCGCTGGTCTACTTCGAGAACGAGATCCCGGCCATCTACGAGGGCGACCTGATGAACGAGGAGGAGGTCCTCGAGTGGCTCAAGCTGCAAAAGTACTCGGCCACCATCGAGGAGGTGACGGACGAGATCCTGCAAGATCTGATCGAGGAGCACGAGTACGTGTGCGTCTACTTCAGTGGTGCGTGCGAGGAGGGGGAAAAGTGTGACAAAATCTTGGACGATCTCGAAAACATCGACGACGAGCTGGACGAAGCCGGTATCATCTTTGTCACCACCGAAGACATGG TCACTGCCAAGAAGTACAACATCAAGAACCTGCCCTCGTTGGTGTTCTTCCGCAACAAGGACCCACTCATCTACAGCGGTGACCtgaacgacgaggacgaggtaCTGGCGTGGTTGACCGATGAGGAAACGCTCGAAATTCCCGGCAAAATTGAGGAGGTGAACAACCGGATGCTGGAGAAGATCCTGTCCGAAAACGAGCACATCGTAGTGTTCTTCT atcacgacgacgacaagaaGGCGCAAAAGATCATCGCCGAGCTGGAGAACATTGACGATGAGTGCGAGGAAAAGGACATCGATTTTGTGAAGACGTCGGACGACGACATCGACAAGGAGTACGATCTCGAGACGCTCCCGGCGCTAGTGTTCTACCGCAACAAGTTCCGCACGATCTACCCAGGCGACCTGATGAAGGAGGACGATATCCTCGAGTGGGTCCTGCAGCAGTACAACACCAAGCCGGAAATTATCGAATCGGTGGACCGCAAAACACTGCAAGTGTTGGTCAACGAAGTCGAACACTTGGCCGTGCTATTCT ACGATGACGATTGCGAGTCGTGCCCGAAAATCTTGGAAAAGCTCGAAACCATCGATGACGACACCGACAAGCATCACATCCAGTTTGTGAAGGCCAACGACGAAAAGTTGGCCCACGAGATCGGCATCTTCTCGTTCCCGGCCCTAGTCTACTACGAAACGGGTGTCCCGATTATGTACGATG GGGATCTGAGCAACGAGTACGATGTGCTGGACTGGATGCACGGTCAAAAGACGGACGAAAGCATCCAGGAGGTGGAACGGGACGAGCTGCTGCGCAACATCGAAACCAAAGACTTCCTGGCGGTGGTTTTCT ATGTGGAAGAAGATCCCAATACACCGAAAATCCTGCGCCACATTGAGCTGATCGACGACGAGGCGTCCGACTACGGTATCCTGCTGGTCAAGTCGAGCGATCGGCTGATGGCGAAAAAGTTCGGCTTCCGCAACCCGCCCGGTGTGACGTACTTCCGCAAGGGCAAATCGATCAACTACGACGGAGACatggacgacgaggaggagctGCTCGACTGGCTCACCGATCCGCACAACATGGAAATGACCGACCACATCGAGAAGGTGAACCGAAAGATGTTCCAAAAGATCCGCCAAGCGTCCGACTACCTGGCCGTGTTCTTCT ACAGTGACGATTGCAAGCAGTGCCCCCGGGTGTTGGCCGAAATCGAGCACATCGACGACGAAGCGGACGGTGCGGGCATCAACTTTGTGAAGATCGACGACAAACAGATGGCCAAGGAGCTCGGTGTGTACGCACTGCCCGGTATTGTGTTTTTCAAGCTCTCCTCCAAGGAGCCTGTCATCTACGCAG GCGATCTCAACGATGAGGACGAAATCCTCAACTGGCTGATGACACAGAAAAACCCGGGCGGCGACGTCATCGAGGACCTGGACGGAACGAAGCTGTTGGTTCTGATCGAAGAGTCGAACGCGCTGGCGGTTTACTTCT GGAACAAAACGACTTGTGAGGCTTGCTTCACGAAGGCTGCCAAGAAGCAGCGCAAGGCGAAGGAGCGCAAAGGGGCGCTGGATCCAGTAGGGTCCAGTTCGGCCGAGGTGACGGACGACGGCACTGCCGCTGAGGATGGAACAGATGCACCGCCAGCCCCGACGACAcccgcaccaacaccaccgccaacggtgGCCTCCACCGAGG ACACGGATGAGTGCGAGCAGTGCTCCGGGGTGTTGGAATCGCTGGAGAACATCGACGACGATTGCGACCGCCACGGTATTCTGTTCGTGAAGACGGACGACATCTCGATCGCGGAACATTACGGCATCAACGAGTACCCGGTGTTGGTTTACTTCGAGGACAACGTGCCGAATGTGTTCGAGG GATTGCtggacgaagaggaagaggtCCTACAGTGGTTGATCACCCAGAAGACGGAGGATCGCATCGAGCTGATCACGCGCGTCATGCTGGAGTCGATGGTCGACGAAACGCAGTATCTGGCCGTTTACTTCT ACAAGATCAACTGCAACATTTGCGATCAAATCCTGGAGGGATTGGAGGTGATCGACGACGAACTGGACGTTTTCGGTATCCACATGGTCAAGATTCAGGATCCGCAGCTTGCGAAGCGCTACTCCATCAAGACATTCCCGGCACTGGTGTACTTCAG AAACGGAAATCCACTGATCTTCGAGGGCGACCTCCAGAACGAGCAGTCGGTGCTCGAGTGGCTCGTCGACGACGATAACCGCGAGCTGGCGGACGAGATCGAGGAGGTGAACGAGCGTATGCTGGACCGTCTGATGGAGCAATCGCCgctgctgtgtgtgttttact ACGATGAGGATTGTGCCGAGTGTGACGACATTCTGGAGGAACTCGAACTGATCGACGGTGAGGTCGATCTGTACGGTATCGATTTCGTGAAGGTGGCCAGTCTGGACGCGGCACACAAGTATGGCGTTACGACGATCCCGTCGCTGGTGTACTACCGCAAGCAGATCCCGATGCTGTACGACGGTGATATGCACGATCACGAGCGGGTGATGAACTGGCTCACGTCGCAGGACGTGTTCGAGATCAAGAACGAGATCGAGGAGGTGAATCGCAAAATGCTCAACAAGCTGCTCGACGAAAACGAGTTCCTGGCGGTGTACTTCT TCGAAGAGGACCACGAGGAAAGCGAGGCGGTGCTGGAGAAGCTCGAGCTGATCGACAGCGAAACGGACAATCTGGACATCACGTTCGTGAAGATGGGTGACCCACGGTACGCGCGCAAGTGGGGCGTAACGAAGCTGCCGGCGATCGTGTACTTCCGCAAGCGCTTCCCGAGTATCTACCGGGGCGACATGTACGACGAGCAGGATGTGCTCGAATGGCTGCGCAAGAACCGGTTCCGCCAGCCGGAGCTGAACATTTTCATGTACGCCATGATCGCGCTCGGCCTTGGGTTCGTCATCTACACTGCATTTTTGCTCCAGTGCTTCAAACCGGCACCACCTGCCCCCGTGCCACATCCGAAGCAAAACTAA